In Mustela nigripes isolate SB6536 chromosome 10, MUSNIG.SB6536, whole genome shotgun sequence, one DNA window encodes the following:
- the LOC132026253 gene encoding olfactory receptor 10T2-like, whose amino-acid sequence MTRQNRSMITEFVLLGFSNLGDLQVLLFFIFLLVYLTTLMANATIMTVIRLDRTLHTPMYFFLFVLSCSETYYTLVIVPKMLTNLLSTTQTISFSGCAAQLYFFVGLACTNCFLIAVMGYDRYVAICNPLNYTLVVSRATCVQLVLASSCCGFLISVVVNVLVFTVPFCASNQINHFFCDISPVIKLGCTDTNLKEMVIFFLSILVLLVPFVLIFISYVFIVSTILKIASAEGQRKAFATCASHLTVVIVHYGCASFIYLRPTSLYSSDKDRLVAVTYTVITPLLNPLVYTLRNKEVKTALSKVLSRYSSAKTV is encoded by the coding sequence ATGACAAGACAGAACCGGAGCATGATCACTGAATTCGTCCTTCTAGGCTTCTCAAACCTGGGGGACCTGCAGgtccttctcttcttcatcttcctcctggTTTACCTGACCACTCTGATGGCCAATGCCACCATCATGACTGTCATCCGTCTGGACAGGACCTTACACACCCCTatgtacttctttctctttgtcctctCCTGCTCTGAAACCTACTACACCTTGGTCATTGTACCCAAAATGCTAACCAACCTGCTTTCCACCACCcagactatttctttttctgggtgTGCTGCTCAGCTCTACTTCTTTGTGGGCTTGGCTTGTACCAACTGTTTTCTAATTGCTGTAATGGGCTATGATCGCTATGTCGCCATCTGCAACCCTCTCAACTACACACTTGTTGTCAGTCGAGCCACCTGTGTGCAGCTAGTTCTAGCCTCCAGCTGCTGTGGCTTCCTGATCTCTGTGGTTGTCAATGTCTTGGTGTTTACTGTGCCCTTCTGTGCCTCCAATCAGATCAACCACTTTTTCTGTGATATTTCCCCAGTCATAAAACTAGGTTGTACTGACACCAACCTGAAGGAGATGGTCATCTTTTTCCTCAGCATTCTGGTCTTGCTAGTCCCCTTTGTGCTGATCTTCATCTCTTATGTCTTCATTGTCTCCACCATCCTCAAGATCGCATCAGCCGAGGGACAGCGGAAGGCCTTTGCCACCTGTGCCTCCCACCTCACGGTGGTCATCGTCCACTATGGCTGTGCATCCTTCATCTACTTGAGGCCTACATCCCTCTACTCCTCGGATAAGGACCGTCTTGTGGCAGTGACCTACACTGTGATCACTCCACTGCTCAACCCCCTTGTCTACACACtgagaaataaagaagtgaaGACTGCCTTGAGTAAGGTTCTCAGCAGGTATTCATCCGCCAAAACTGTATGA